AGTCAGACTTACCGTAGGCTGTCTGCCACCAGACCAGCAGGCCAGTGAAGCCCATGAAGATGAACATACCGCCCAAGACAGTCTTCCACTCTGCTGACGGCCGCTTCATCTCCGAGTAGGTCTGATGGAACGCGAGCCGGTACActgcaggggggggggagagacatGAAGGACACGAGAGACGGGTGAGATAGAGGGTCAAGAAGAGAAAATAGGGAAGTGTACCACTAATAaatatggcaaaaaaaaattctccTGTCCTGTATTGTGTCACTATTATATGCACGACTATCAAGTatcaacctgaaaatgagcatgatgtGTCCTTTAATGATCACGTTCTCTCTTTGCAGAGCTTAAACCAAACAGAGATTCATTAGGCTATCTACAAAGACatggaaataaaacaaagctGCTCTGCATTTTGAATTGGGGACTCCTGCCTCATCAATGGGTCTCGCATACACACTTCAGCCTCTCTTCACCCCAGCCATTGGGTGTAAAATGTAACAATGTCACCATGTTGGCATGCCATTCTGTAAAAGTTCTGCAATCTGcgttttacttaaataaaattcaaataaaagtacaagtattatcagcaaaatgtacctATGGTATCAAAAGTACTCACTATGCAGGCAAATGACCCCCTCAGAGTCATATTATTAGATTTAGAATAAGATAATAGAATTGATTATTGATACAGTAACACATAGACTTCTatattgatccttttgggacaactcccgcaaggaaattagatttccagcagcagatttacacacacacacacactttagctAGTAATGTAGTTAGTATTCTAACTAGTTCATATACTGTTGGGTGAATTTCCTTTAGTATTGTATCTGCTCATCATAGGTTTTTAAGatccagagatggggactcgagtttgAGACTTGCACACACGGTGACTTGAGACTCGTCctccaaaagacttcagactcgacctCGAGATGCAGGACTCGtgaacaatctttatttttaggaaAACAGCTAATTAGCTGAATGTCATTTCCCTCCCTGCGTAACTTATAACCTACCTAGGTAACACGCAACGTATCTGCTGCACGCGGCCACATGTGAGAGAGAGGACAAAAAACATCTAATGCATGCATGATGCTACATCTAATTTTAATCAGGCACCTGAAAACACACCCTGATAGGTTAGCAAACTTGGACTTTAGCTTACagacttgtgagcatctctgTTAAGATCTTAATCTGCAAAAGAACAGCAACTACATCtatcagatgaatgtagtggagtactccactacattcatctgataaAAAGTACTCCACTActgtgaaatgtagtggagtagaagtataatgTTAATGTACCATGAAATTAGAATACTCGaccaaagtacaagtacctcagaaTTGTACTTACTGTTCTTCAGTAAGTGTACACTCTCCACCCCTGGTTGCCCTGTGCTTTTGAAGGAATTGTGGTCTAtgtatattaaagtgtactGTATTAATTTTAGGTGTGTTTTCATGTCATTTTGTTGCGATGTGCGAGTTTTCGCTGTATTGTGTTCCACCTCAGCAGCTCTACAGTCTCAGCCTGCAAGGAGAGAAGAACCTACAGGCAAGCTTCTCCTCTTGGGTCAGCTGGCTCCAGGGTCCTTTCTCCTTCTGTTTCAGGCTCTTGTCAGCAGCAGTCAGGACGTCAGTGTAGGGTTTGTCAGGCAGAGGGGTGTCCAGACGGTCCACGTACATTGGCTGAGACATGTCCACTGTCTGTGCCACCTctggatggacagagacaggaagGGTCACTTTTGGAACCAACTGATGCAACAATGTGCAGTCAAGAGAACATTTTAAAACCCTGGTTCAGAAAATGGTAACATGTGTCCTACACTTGTAACACAATAGCCCCAAGGATCATGTGTCTGTGATGGTACAACAGCGCCATCTGCTGGTTTGAGACTTCAGACTGAGGCCTCCTGTTCTGGTACACCCAGTCTTCTGAACAATGGGGGAAAGTTACATAAAGTGAGAACATTGAGTGAATGACTAATCAAAATTGGTTGCTTTGAATGGTTTCATGCAGCTTAACATACTGCCGTCAACCTTTTCTGTAtttacactaccggtcaaaagtttagggtcacttagaaatttccattccactccattacagacagaataccagctgagatcagttgcattgtttttttaaccagggcagcagttttcagattacattatgtgcttacataatgtTGCAAAAGgcttctccaatgttttctcagttagccttttaaaatgatatcagatcagtaaacagaatgtgcctttggagcattggatgaatggttgctgataatgggtaatgtagatattgcattaaagatcagacACTTCTTTCTAcgacagtcgagaacccttttgcaattatgtaagcacataatgtaatctgaaaactgctgccccgattgaaaaaacaatgcaactgatctcagctggtattctgtctggaatggagtggaatggaaatttctaagtgaccccaaacttttgaccggtagtgtataccTGTTTATACCAATTCAGCATATAATCTCCAGGTAAGCTTTTTGAAAGAATAACACCAATTTCTGTGACCCATCTCATTTTTTTTAGTCACAACAGCTAGAGTCAGAGCTGTACACATACCTCTCTGTATTTATGGGGTCAATGTTTTTCCTTACATCTAAAAACTATGGAGGCATCTTTTTTGGTAACGGCtgctatcaaaataaaaaatgtagtggtggaggaagtattccgATCCTTTAAGTCAAATATTTATAACAACTGGCTTCAATTATAGATTAAGATCTTTTTCTACTTTGAGCTACCTGAGCTTTAGTTTGGTACATGTCCTTGATTTTACCATGTCTGCAAAGTAATCAACTTCTACAAGAACTACTTCCAGAAAACAGACTACAGTTCCATTGAGACCATTTTCAGGAAGTGACAATTATTTTGGAAGGAACTCAAATTAAGGAGCATAAACTTTAACTTGTCTTCTTTTGTGTTTCATGATGTTAATCTGTTTATCGCACTCCTAAAGTTCCACACTCTTTGGCTAAATTATGCAGAAAGTTGGTCTGATGGAAAACACATTTGATATGATTTTAAATGTGTAGGTTTAGCTGTCTGAATCTGGATCATGTTACCGTGGCTCGCCATCCTCGCGCTGTTGGTAGTCAAGGCCACTGTTGCACGTCTAGCAACCAGGCTTCCCACGCGCCCTGCAGTCAGACGGAGCATCTGAAAACAGGTAAATGGTAAAAGAAAAGTACACGTTTTATTACGTATTCAAACAACACAGGCATTGCTTTCAAAGTCCTGCCGGGTTACCATCTTAGAAACTAAAATCATCTTGGTTTAATAAACAAGACAAGTGGTGCACCCTGACAGAAATAAATACGTTAGGCTATTTCAATTGTCTAAGGTCGGTTGAAGAAAATAACACGTGCTGCTTACAGTCAAATGCGTCAGAAGTATATTTAAGAGTGATAAAAGAGGGTGactaatggacctttttcacagcagacattttgacttgtcatagtaggaaaagcacagctgaaattgataaccttaacgatggctcaattccatcaagtgtcccagtaagctagtTCAGTGAGTCGGCATGTACaacaccaggacctctcctaagtggaatgcagccatcattaatggttttgaatacacctgtgcttttctcactatgacatgtcaacatgtctgccgtggaAAAGGTCCATTAGGCCTAGGTAGTAAAGATTTCCAAATACACACTAATAActattttcttcatttttcttcAATTTCTTCGTTTCTTCATTTTACTTTTGTTAGTTTAATTAAGTTATTAAATTCAGCTGCTGCACTTGGTGCAGCTGACACTAATGTTGCCTTCAGGTGCTGTcggaaataattaaaaaaaaaagttacaaaaagttgTAGGCCTACATTCTCCCATGACATGAACCCTTTGGGAGTTGTTATGAAGGCTAATATGTACAATTTAGGAAGCCTGTTTTAAGGGCAAACCCCCCATCATTCCAAAAGAAGGTATAAGTGCTGAATCTTACAGTTATTCATTTGTCTGATGCTTTTGTCTGAAGTATTgctaaaaataattttttttttttttttttcagtttctttgACTAATAGTTTTGTTTACGTGCGCAGCAACTTACTTTGGACAGTAAATGCCAAGCCCAATATTATTTTTGCGGCAAAGAAATTGTATCGTAAGCAGGACAAAAGCACTGAAAAGCACAACAAGCCCCATTTATGACTCCCAGAagagcacttgaaggcagcaatAACCACAACTAACAGTTCTTTAAGGCAAGGGAGATGACAGTTATTTTGAACTgttgtacacacacaaatatgcacaCTCTCCATTTACATATAATGATTCTTCTCTAACTATCTATTGCCCATTATGTTTTATGTTGCAGTCCTGAACATTGTATTCGCCATTGATCCTATTTTAAGAGCAAACAGTGGACATacttatctgtctgtgtgttgtttttcacaacACTGAATCAGAAGATCTCATTAAGTGCTTATAAAGGTGGCCTGGATGAATGCCAAAGTCTGGCCACCTCATTAGCTTTTACTGTTAAATACACTGCAGTGTAACATAGAATGAAAAAGCAGGGTGACCTTTTGATAGTTAAGATATGATTGGTGaacaacaattttaataatattatttgtatgattgattgattgattgatttctgGATCAGGACGATAAAACAGTAATCCAAAGGATGACATTCTAAAGTAAAATACTTATTTCCAGCACGGTCCTTGGTGTTACACACAGGAAACAATAGACAAGAAGCAGACAGACTCAGACTAAAAAGACATAAAGTAttaggagggggggaggggggaagacatcacataaaacaaaataaataaaaaacaaaaatgctgtAAAAACTATCCAATTTATCAAAAAATATTCACCTTGTTCCATAAAAGCTGCTTGACCTGTCTTTTAAAAATCCCTTGTGATGAAAGTTTTGTAGCAGTAGGCAAACTATTCCATACCATGATACCAGTGTAAAAGAAATAATTTTTAATTGCATTATTAGCTCTAGGAACTATGCAGGAGCGGATGCTGATCCTAGTATTATGACTATGCTGCGTGTGGACCGCATCTATGCTATCGTGTGGATGTTATATTAGAGCATAAATATTTGTGGGCATGACCGTTAACAATGTTAAACATATGGTTCAGCTTAAGTTGTTCTACTCTTAGATGTACGGATAGTAGACCAGCTCTTATAAACTCCTCCCTACC
The genomic region above belongs to Sander lucioperca isolate FBNREF2018 chromosome 12, SLUC_FBN_1.2, whole genome shotgun sequence and contains:
- the LOC116040632 gene encoding cytochrome c oxidase subunit 4 isoform 2, mitochondrial — translated: MLRLTAGRVGSLVARRATVALTTNSARMASHEVAQTVDMSQPMYVDRLDTPLPDKPYTDVLTAADKSLKQKEKGPWSQLTQEEKLALYRLAFHQTYSEMKRPSAEWKTVLGGMFIFMGFTGLLVWWQTAYVYPARPRTFDEEWQAKQLQRMLDMKVNPIEGFSAKWDYEKGQWK